Genomic window (Candidatus Dormiibacterota bacterium):
GTCGGGCATACCGGGCGCCTCAGATCTCCGGGACGGGGACGCTCCCGCTGAGGATGGTCCCGCCGCCGTCGCTGCATCGTACGACGAGCTCGCCGTCGAGCCGTCCCAGCGCCTCCTGCAGCGAGGCCAGGGCGGGGTCGAGGGGCTGGTCGGGCGAGGCCGGCCCGTCGTCCTCGACGTCGACCCCGCACCGCCGGGGCGTGTACTGGAGGGTGACCAGGACCGAGGACGCCTCCGCCCGGGTGGCGACGACGTGCAGCCCCACCCGCACCACCGCGAGCAGCACCATCTCCTGCTCGGCGAGCAGGTCGTAGGGCTCGCCGATCACCGCGAAGTCGGCGGCGAGGTCGGTGAGGCTGGCGAGGCCCTCGACGTCGACCCCGATGGCGGCGGGCAGCCCCTCGGCGACCGGCTCGAGGGCGCGGAGCACCTCCTCGAGCCAGGCGGCGGCCTCGGCGGCCTGGGCCTCGATGCTGCGAAGGTCGGCGAGGATGTCGGCGTCGGTGGTGGCGGACACAGTCTCGCTCGCCTTGTGGGCGGCCTCGCTGATGTCGATCAGCCAGGGGCCGAGGCTGGCGCAGAGGTCGCGGGAGATCCTCCGCCGCTCCTCGAGCGCGCTGCGCCGGGCGGCGCGGCCGGTGTGCATCGCCGTCCCCAGCACCGGGCCGAGCGCGGCCGCGAACTCGAGCGCGAGCCCGCGGGCACGGTCGCCGACGTGGCCCGGGGTGCGGTTCATCCCATAGAGGACGCCGATCACCTCGCCGCGGTCCTTGATGGGCACGCCGAGCATGCCGTGGACGCCCTCCTGGCGCACCAGCCGCTGGATCAGCCGCTCCGAGTCGGGGCCGACAGCGACCCGGAGGCCGTCGCGGATCATCTCGGTGCGCACCCCCCAGCCGCCCCGGGTGACGAGCGCGTCGGGCGCCTCGCGGATGCTCACCCCGGAGGCGTCGGTGCCGACGAGCTCGCCGAACTCGCGGGCGGCGCGCCGCGCCAGGGTGGTGATGTCGAGCAGGCCGGTGAGCCGTCGTGATGCCTGGGACAGCCGAACCAGGTCGTCCGCGGCCACCGAGTCCGCGAGCGCGGGACGGCGTCTCATGGGCGCAACGATCGCGGCCGCACCGGTGGGCTGGGAATCCCCCGTTGTGAGTCAGGCTTTGCCGGAAAGAGGCGGGGACCTCAGGAGGTGCCGGTGGGGAGGCTCGCGTGGAGGGTCATGCCCCCGTCCTCGTTGGCCCCCAGCACCAGCTCGCCGCCGACCCGGGCGAGCCGCTGGCTCAGCGACGCCAGCCCGTAGTGGCAGCCGTCCCGGGGCACGTCGGTGACCGTGAAGTCCTCCGGCAGCCCGGTTCCGTCGTCCTGGATGAGCACGTCGGCGCTGTCCACGCCGTAGTGGAGGGTGATCACCACCGAGCTGGCGTGGGCGTGCTTGCCCACGTTGTGCAGGCCCTCCCGGACCACCGCCACCAGCACCGACTCCTGCTCACCGCTGAGCTCGTACGGCTCGCCGATGACCGCGAGGTCGGCGGCGATCCCGGTGAAGTTCGCGAAGCTGCTCACGTCCATCCTGACCACCGCGGGGAGCCCCTCCTCGCTGTTGGCGGGGGCGAGGGCGCGGAGGATGTCGCGGAGCGAGGACGCCGCCTGCGAGGCCCGGGCCTCGATGCACCTCAGCTCGGTGAGCAGGTCCTCGGCGGCGGCGGGCAGGGCGTCGCTGGTGCGCCGCACCGCGGTGCCGATGCCGAAGAGCAGCGGGCTGAGGTTGTCGTGGAGGTCGCGCGAGATCCGCTGACGCTCCTCGAGCGCGCTCAGCCGCGAGGCGCGGCGGGCGTGCATGGCCGCGCCCAGCGCCGGACCCAGCGTGCCGGCGAACTCCACCGCCAGGGTCTGGGCGCGATCGCCGATCTCGCCGGGCGACCGGTTGGCCGCATAGAGCACGCCGATCACCCGTCCGCGGAAGCAGATCGGCACGCCGAGCATCGCCCGGACGCCCTCGGTGCGCATCGACTCGACCAGCCGCGGCGAGATCGAGCTCTCGCAGTTGTAGTCGGCGACCGCCACCGGACGCGCCGAGCCCAGCACCCGCCCGCCGACGCCGTCGCCCATGGGGATCTCGAGGCCGTTGCGCACCCGGTCGTTGCGGATGTGCCAGCCGGCCCGGGTCACCACCAGGTTCTGCCCCTCGCGCAGACCCAGCGCGGTGACGTCGGTGCCCACCAGCGCGCCGAGCTCGCGGGTCGCGCGCCCGGCGATCGTGGAGGCGTTCAGCAGACCGGTGACCCGGCGCGACGCCGCCGAGAGTTTGAGCAGGTCCGCGACGGCAACACAGGCAGAGCCGTCGTCCCTGGATGGCATTGCTCGCCGCCTCCGGGGGATCGGGTTGACAACGGCCAGGGGCCTCGCCCCCGGCCGCGAAGGTCATCCCGCCCCACCTCCACTTCCGCGCATGGTGTGTGCGGCGGGGCCGATATGTCAAGCCGCAGGCGGCCGAACGTCCGGGAGGCGGCGGAGCCGGCG
Coding sequences:
- a CDS encoding GAF domain-containing protein, which codes for MRRRPALADSVAADDLVRLSQASRRLTGLLDITTLARRAAREFGELVGTDASGVSIREAPDALVTRGGWGVRTEMIRDGLRVAVGPDSERLIQRLVRQEGVHGMLGVPIKDRGEVIGVLYGMNRTPGHVGDRARGLALEFAAALGPVLGTAMHTGRAARRSALEERRRISRDLCASLGPWLIDISEAAHKASETVSATTDADILADLRSIEAQAAEAAAWLEEVLRALEPVAEGLPAAIGVDVEGLASLTDLAADFAVIGEPYDLLAEQEMVLLAVVRVGLHVVATRAEASSVLVTLQYTPRRCGVDVEDDGPASPDQPLDPALASLQEALGRLDGELVVRCSDGGGTILSGSVPVPEI
- a CDS encoding GAF domain-containing protein, with the protein product MPSRDDGSACVAVADLLKLSAASRRVTGLLNASTIAGRATRELGALVGTDVTALGLREGQNLVVTRAGWHIRNDRVRNGLEIPMGDGVGGRVLGSARPVAVADYNCESSISPRLVESMRTEGVRAMLGVPICFRGRVIGVLYAANRSPGEIGDRAQTLAVEFAGTLGPALGAAMHARRASRLSALEERQRISRDLHDNLSPLLFGIGTAVRRTSDALPAAAEDLLTELRCIEARASQAASSLRDILRALAPANSEEGLPAVVRMDVSSFANFTGIAADLAVIGEPYELSGEQESVLVAVVREGLHNVGKHAHASSVVITLHYGVDSADVLIQDDGTGLPEDFTVTDVPRDGCHYGLASLSQRLARVGGELVLGANEDGGMTLHASLPTGTS